The DNA segment GGCACTGATCAGCCGCGAGTTCTCGCCCAAGACCGACCAGGCCCGCGAAGCCGTCGATCTCGCCGTCAAGACCCTGGCCGAGCAGGCGCTCGCCAGCTCGTTCACCATGAGCGACGATGCGTACAAGAGCATCGAAGCCATCATCGGCGCCATCGACACGAAGCTCTCCGAGCAGATCAACCTGATCCTGCACCACGAAGCATTCCAGAAGCTGGAGTCGGCCTGGCGCGGCCTGCATCACCTGGTCTCGAACACCGAGACCGACGACAAGCTGCGGATCCGCGTGATGGATGTGTCCAAGGACGACCTGCGTCGCACGCTGCGCCGGTACAAGGGCATCGGCTGGGACCAGAGCCCGTTCTTCAAGCGCATCTACGAAGAGGAATACGGCCAGCTCGGCGGCGAACCGTACGGCTGCCTGGTCGCCGACTACTACTTCGACCACACCCCGCCCGACGTGGAGCTGCTGGGTTCGCTCGCCAAGATCTCGGCGGCCGCCCATGCGCCGTTCATCGCCGGCGCATCGCCGTCCGTGCTGCAGATGGACTCGTGGCAGGAGCTGGCCAACCCGCGCGACCTGTCCAAGATCTTCCAGAACCTGGAATACGCGCCGTGGAACAGCCTGCGCAACTCGGAAGACGCACGCTACGTGGGGCTGGCCATGCCGCGCTTCCTGTCGCGCTTGCCATACGGCATCAAGACCAACCCGGTTGATGAATTCGACTTCGAGGAAGACACCGACGGCGCCGATCACCGCAAGTATGTGTGGAGCAACGCCGCCTACGCCATGGCGGTGAACATCAACCGCTCGTTCAAGCTGTACGGCTGGTGCACGCTGATCCGCGGCGTGGAGAGCGGTGGTGTGGTGGAGAACCTGCCGTGCCACACCTTCCCGACCGACGATGGCGGCCTCGACATGAAGTGCCCGACCGAGATCGCCATCTCAGATCGCCGTGAAGCTGAGTTGTCGAAGAACGGCTTTATCTCGCTGGTCCACCGCAAGAACACCGACTATGCGGCCTTCATCGGCGCGCAGTCGATGCAAAAGCCGGCCGAGTATTACGACGCCGACGCGACGGCCAACGCCAACCTGTCGGCACGGCTGCCCTACCTGTTTGCCTGCTCGCGCTTCGCCCACTACCTGAAGTGCATCGTGCGCGACAAGATCGGGGCTTTCAAGGAGCGCGAGGACATGCAGCGCTGGCTCAACGAATGGATCATGAACTACGTTGACGCCGACCCGGCCAACTCCTCGCAGGAGACCAAGGCCCGCCGTCCGCTCGCGGCCGCCGAAGTGGTCGTCGAGGAAATGGAAGGCAACCCCGGCTACTACAGCGCCAAGTTCTTCCTGCGCCCGCACTTCCAGCTCGAAGGCCTGACGGTGTCGCTGCGACTGGTGGCGCGCCTGCCATCGGTCAAGGACGCCGCCTGAGCGTCGTCCGAAGCCTGAAATGTACCGGTAGTCCCGCATCAGGCACCCCCGCCCCTGATCCCTTGGGGGCGGGGGCCTTGTTGTGGCTCTTGTCTGCAGTACCTGTCTTAACGTGAAGGAGTTTTGCAATGGCACAGGACATTTTCCTGAAGATCAACGGCATCGACGGCGAGTCGCAGGACACCTCGCACAAGAACGAAATCGAAGTGCTGGCCTGGGACTGGAGCATCGAGCAGCAGTCCACCATGCACGCGGGCAGCGGCGGCGGCGCCGGCAAGGCCACCGTGTCGGACCTGTCCTTCGACCACTTCATCGATCGCGCTTCGCCCAACCTGATGAAGTACTGCCTGACCGGCAAGCACATCAACGAAGCGGTGCTGGTCGTGCGCAAGGCCGGCGGCAATCCGCTCGAATACCTGAAGCTCACCATGACCGACGTGGTCGTCACCAAGGTGAGCCCGAAGGGTTCGGTGGATGACGAGTTGCGCATGCGCGAGAAGGTATCGCTGTCGTTCTCCAAGATCAAGCAGGAGTACGTGGTGCAGAACGCCCAGGGCGGCAGCGGCGGCGCCGTGACCGCGGGCTACGACATCAAGGGCAACAAGGAAGCCTGATTGTCATGACAGTGCCCGCCGGCCACGCCTGACGTAGCCGGCGGGATCGCTGAACCGCATGGCAAGACGGCGCCGGACAGTCGGCGTCTCCAGTGCAGCCATCCCTGACCTGCTCGGGCAGCCGCAGCTGGAATTTGTGCGGCTCTCCGGCCATGAAGGCTTGAGCGAACTCTTTACTTACAAGGTGGATCTGCGAGCGGTCTCGCCCGCGGCCAAGCAGTTCCTCGCCGAGGCGGACCCCGATGACATGATCGGGCGCGAGATGACGGTGACGATCGAGCTCGATGGCATGGGCACGGGCCTGCTGGGCGGTGTTGGTGCCGGGCAGCGGGAGATCACGGGTGTCATCTCGGAGATCGAACAGGTTGGCGGCGCTGCGGAGAATCGCCTGTACCGGTTCACGCTGCGACCCTGGTTGTGGCTCGCCACACAGACTTCGGATTTCAAGCCCTTCCAGAAGAGGACCGTCATCGAGATCCTGGATGAGGTCCTGGCGGACTATCCGTTCTCGGTGGAGAAGCGTCTTGACGTATCGATCTACCCCAAGCTGGTCTGGGAAGTGCAGAGCGGCGAAACCGATGCCCATTTCATCCAGCGCCTGACCGAAGAATATGGCATCACGTACTTCTTTGAGCACGACGGCGGGCACCATCGGCTGATCCTGGCCTCCGAAACGGGGGCGTATCGCAGTTTCCCCAGTGAGGCCTATCACACGCTGCCCATCTATCCGCATGGATTCAAGGTGGATCAGGAACACCTGGTGCGCCTCGATCCGGTCAACCGCTTGCGCACGGGCAAGGTCACGCTGAAAGACTATGACTTCCGCAAGCCGCGGGCGGACCTGACCACCGACAACAGCCAGCCACGCGAAACCGGCTTTGCCGACTTTGAGCGCTACGAGTACCCGGGCGACTATGTCGAGCCGGCGGTAGGCGACATGCGGGCGAGGATTCGCATGGAAGAGCGCCGTGCCCGGGGCCGGCGCGTGCGTGGTGTCGGTGCCTTGCGTGGCGTGGCGCCGGGCTGCACCTACATGGTGAGCAATCACGGCAATCCCGCGTTGAACCGGGAGTACCTCGTGACCAGCACGACGTTCGACCTGGAGGACGTCGGCGGCGAGTCCGGCAGCCGGCAGCGGTTTGCCTGCCGTGTGGC comes from the Cupriavidus basilensis genome and includes:
- the tssC gene encoding type VI secretion system contractile sheath large subunit produces the protein MASAQQKQQQALATVEQSDFAALISREFSPKTDQAREAVDLAVKTLAEQALASSFTMSDDAYKSIEAIIGAIDTKLSEQINLILHHEAFQKLESAWRGLHHLVSNTETDDKLRIRVMDVSKDDLRRTLRRYKGIGWDQSPFFKRIYEEEYGQLGGEPYGCLVADYYFDHTPPDVELLGSLAKISAAAHAPFIAGASPSVLQMDSWQELANPRDLSKIFQNLEYAPWNSLRNSEDARYVGLAMPRFLSRLPYGIKTNPVDEFDFEEDTDGADHRKYVWSNAAYAMAVNINRSFKLYGWCTLIRGVESGGVVENLPCHTFPTDDGGLDMKCPTEIAISDRREAELSKNGFISLVHRKNTDYAAFIGAQSMQKPAEYYDADATANANLSARLPYLFACSRFAHYLKCIVRDKIGAFKEREDMQRWLNEWIMNYVDADPANSSQETKARRPLAAAEVVVEEMEGNPGYYSAKFFLRPHFQLEGLTVSLRLVARLPSVKDAA
- a CDS encoding Hcp family type VI secretion system effector, producing the protein MAQDIFLKINGIDGESQDTSHKNEIEVLAWDWSIEQQSTMHAGSGGGAGKATVSDLSFDHFIDRASPNLMKYCLTGKHINEAVLVVRKAGGNPLEYLKLTMTDVVVTKVSPKGSVDDELRMREKVSLSFSKIKQEYVVQNAQGGSGGAVTAGYDIKGNKEA